From the Mangifera indica cultivar Alphonso chromosome 10, CATAS_Mindica_2.1, whole genome shotgun sequence genome, one window contains:
- the LOC123228127 gene encoding probable pectate lyase 13 has translation MLLITCIFLKCLCLLLSFSSTPMAAHNVTLPHQHPDPEAVVQHVQRMVNASLSRRQTLSIQQNDQCLTGNPIDDCWRCDPNWATSNRQRLADCAIGFGQGALGGKGGQIYVVTDSSDHNPANPTPGTLRYAVIREEPLWIVFSSNMLIKLKHELIINSYKTIDGRGANVEITGNGCLTLQYVSHVIIHDIHIHHCKPSGNTMIASSPTHVGYRGRSDGDGISITGSQKIWIDHCSLSFCTDGLIDAILGSTAITISNSYFSHHNDVMLLGHNDKYQLDTGMQVTIAFNRFGEALVQRMPRCRSGYIHVVNNDFTSWEMYAIGGSFNPTINSQGNRYTAPANANAKEVTKRVEADEREWANWNWRSEGDIMVNGAFFVPSGSGVTTQYAMASSVEPKSAAYIEQLTMNAGVLGGPREGSGSNSYPGGGGGGSTSRSGGDDGNYFGMTFRSGVRSCPPPSSIFMSFLIILILYASSSHGVALLSLQLLLS, from the exons ATGCTTCTAATCACCTGCATTTTCTTAAAATGTCTTTGCTTGttgctctctttctcttctactCCAATGGCTGCCCACAACGTCACTCTTCCTCATCAACACCCTGACCCTGAAGCCGTCGTTCAACATGTTCAAAG GATGGTAAACGCCTCTCTTTCAAGACGCCAAACTCTGTCCATTCAACAAAATGACCAATGTCTCACTGGCAACCCCATCGACGACTGTTGGCGTTGCGATCCCAATTGGGCCACCAGCAACCGCCAACGTTTAGCCGACTGCGCCATCGGCTTCGGCCAGGGAGCACTCGGCGGAAAAGGCGGTCAGATATACGTCGTCACCGATTCCTCCGATCACAACCCGGCCAACCCAACCCCTGGAACTCTCCGTTACGCCGTCATTCGAGAAGAACCCCTCTGGATAGTATTCAGCTCTAACATGCTCATCAAACTGAAACACGAGCTCATTATCAACAGCTACAAAACCATTGATGGCCGCGGCGCTAACGTCGAAATCACCGGCAATGGATGCTTAACTCTTCAATACGTATCCCATGTCATCATCCACGACATCCACATTCACCACTGTAAACCATCAG gGAATACTATGATAGCATCGTCTCCAACTCATGTAGGCTACAGAGGACGATCGGACGGCGACGGCATTTCCATCACTGGGTCTCAGAAGATCTGGATCGATCACTGTTCGTTAAGCTTTTGCACGGACGGCTTGATCGATGCTATACTGGGGTCCACGGCGATCACGATATCAAACAGCTATTTTTCGCACCATAACGATGTCATGTTGTTGGGACACAACGACAAGTACCAGCTGGACACCGGTATGCAAGTAACAATTGCGTTTAATCGCTTCGGTGAGGCGCTGGTGCAGCGTATGCCTCGGTGTAGATCCGGCTACATACACGTGGTCAACAATGATTTCACTTCATGGGAAATGTATGCTATCGGTGGTAGCTTTAATCCTACCATTAATAGTCAGGGGAATCGCTATACGGCACCGGCAAACGCTAATGCCAAGGag GTCACGAAGCGGGTGGAGGCAGACGAGAGAGAGTGGGCAAATTGGAACTGGAGATCGGAGGGGGACATAATGGTAAATGGAGCATTCTTTGTGCCCTCGGGTTCGGGTGTCACCACGCAGTACGCCATGGCCTCGAGTGTGGAGCCCAAATCGGCTGCTTATATTGAACAGCTGACAATGAACGCCGGTGTCCTCGGTGGGCCCAG GGAGGGTAGTGGAAGCAATTCTTATCCCGGAGGTGGCGGGGGTGGCAGCACCAGCAGGTCAGGTGGCGATGACGGTAACTACTTTGGAATGACATTTAGAAGCGGTGTACGGTCGTGCCCACCACCCTCGTCAATCTTTATGtcatttctaattattttaattttgtatgcTAGTTCCAGCCATGGGGTTGCTCTTCTATCATTACAACTGTTATTGTCGTAG
- the LOC123227084 gene encoding serine/threonine protein phosphatase 2A 57 kDa regulatory subunit B' beta isoform-like isoform X2 — translation MFNKIIKRGHRKGSKSIPNGNVTVNHSSVASLEALPAVVSPSRPMVPNAVIESLPLFRDVSSSERCLPPASHENTGSLTDDADPEDEDPWMDPAWPHLQIVYEILLRYIVSSEKDTKLAKKFIDHTFVLKLIDLFASEDPREREFLKMVLHRIYGKFMAYRPFIRCAINNVFYRFIFETGRHSGIAELLEILGSIINGFVSPLKHEHKLFLVRALLPLHKVKYISIYHQQLTYCVTQFVDKEYKLAHVVIRGLLKYWPMINCQKEVLFLGELEEVLDLTRPAEFQQCMVPLFRQIARCLNSSHFQVAERALFLWNNEHLVELIANNRNVILPIIFESLEKNKQTHWNPAIHGLTGNVQRMFLEMDADLYEECQRQLEEKEARADKLEEERQLMWKKLEDIVAQSGGADMVLVN, via the exons atgttcaacaaaatcatcaagcGCGGTCACAGAAAGGGATCCAAATCGATTCCAAATGGAAATGTGACCGTGAACCATTCGTCCGTCGCCAGTTTGGAGGCACTGCCGGCGGTTGTGTCACCGTCGCGCCCGATGGTCCCGAACGCTGTCATTGAGAGTTTGCCTTTATTTCGTGATGTATCTTCATCTGAAAG GTGTTTGCCACCTGCTTCACACGAAAACACAGGGTCTTTGACGGATGATGCAGACCCTGAGGATGAGGATCCATGGATGGATCCTGCCTGGCCACATTTGCAGattgtttatgaaattttgttgaGGTACATTGTATCCTCTGAGAAGGATACCAAGTTAGCTAAAAAGTTTATTGATCATACTTTTGTGTTGaagttgattgatttgtttGCTTCTGAGGATCCTCGAGAGAGGGAGTTCTTGAAAATGGTGCTTCATAGGATATATGGAAAGTTCATGGCTTATAGACCCTTTATTAGGTGTGCAATAAATAATGTGTTCTATAGGTTTATATTTGAGACAGGTAGGCATAGTGGAATTGCCGAGTTGTTGGAGATTTTAGGGAGCATTATTAATGGATTTGTATCACCATTGAAACATGAACATAAATTGTTTCTTGTACGGGCTCTGCTGCCATTGCATAAGGTTAAATATATTTCCATCTACCATCAGCAGCTGACTTATTGTGTAACACAGTTTGTTGACAAGGAATATAAATTGGCACATGTTGTGATTAGGGGTTTGTTGAAGTATTGGCCAATGATAAATTGTCAAAAGGAGGTTTTGTTTCTTGGAGAACTTGAAGAAGTTTTGGATTTAACAAGACCTGCAGAGTTCCAACAGTGTATGGTTCCTCTATTCAGACAGATTGCACGCTGCCTTAATAGCTCCCATTTCCAG GTTGCGGAAAGAGCTCTGTTTTTGTGGAACAATGAACACTTGGTAGAGTTGATTGCTAATAACCGAAATGTGATTCTCCCAATAATCTTCGAGTCTTTGGAGAAGAACAAGCAAACTCACTGGAACCCAGCAATCCACGGGCTTACTGGCAATGTGCAAAGGATGTTCCTAGAGATGGATGCTGATTTATACGAAGAATGCCAGAGGCAGCTTGAAGAAAAGGAGGCCAGGGCTGACAAATTAGAAGAAGAACGACAGTTGATGTGGAAGAAACTCGAGGACATTGTAGCACAATCCGGGGGAGCTGATATGGTTTTGGTTAATTGA
- the LOC123227084 gene encoding serine/threonine protein phosphatase 2A 57 kDa regulatory subunit B' beta isoform-like isoform X1: MFNKIIKRGHRKGSKSIPNGNVTVNHSSVASLEALPAVVSPSRPMVPNAVIESLPLFRDVSSSERLNLFIRKNHLCCVLCDFNENSKLGIEKEIKRKTLLELVDFIQSDSSKINEAMLESLIMMISVNIFRCLPPASHENTGSLTDDADPEDEDPWMDPAWPHLQIVYEILLRYIVSSEKDTKLAKKFIDHTFVLKLIDLFASEDPREREFLKMVLHRIYGKFMAYRPFIRCAINNVFYRFIFETGRHSGIAELLEILGSIINGFVSPLKHEHKLFLVRALLPLHKVKYISIYHQQLTYCVTQFVDKEYKLAHVVIRGLLKYWPMINCQKEVLFLGELEEVLDLTRPAEFQQCMVPLFRQIARCLNSSHFQVAERALFLWNNEHLVELIANNRNVILPIIFESLEKNKQTHWNPAIHGLTGNVQRMFLEMDADLYEECQRQLEEKEARADKLEEERQLMWKKLEDIVAQSGGADMVLVN, encoded by the exons atgttcaacaaaatcatcaagcGCGGTCACAGAAAGGGATCCAAATCGATTCCAAATGGAAATGTGACCGTGAACCATTCGTCCGTCGCCAGTTTGGAGGCACTGCCGGCGGTTGTGTCACCGTCGCGCCCGATGGTCCCGAACGCTGTCATTGAGAGTTTGCCTTTATTTCGTGATGTATCTTCATCTGAAAGGTTGAATTTATTCATTCGTAAGAATCACCTTTGTTGCGTTTTGTGTGATTTTAACGAAAACTCTAAATTGGGAATCGAAAAAGAGATAAAGCGAAAAACGTTGCTTGAGTTGGTCGATTTTATTCAATCTGATTCGAGTAAAATCAATGAAGCCATGCTTGAAAGTTTGATTATGATGATATCTGTCAACATTTTTAGGTGTTTGCCACCTGCTTCACACGAAAACACAGGGTCTTTGACGGATGATGCAGACCCTGAGGATGAGGATCCATGGATGGATCCTGCCTGGCCACATTTGCAGattgtttatgaaattttgttgaGGTACATTGTATCCTCTGAGAAGGATACCAAGTTAGCTAAAAAGTTTATTGATCATACTTTTGTGTTGaagttgattgatttgtttGCTTCTGAGGATCCTCGAGAGAGGGAGTTCTTGAAAATGGTGCTTCATAGGATATATGGAAAGTTCATGGCTTATAGACCCTTTATTAGGTGTGCAATAAATAATGTGTTCTATAGGTTTATATTTGAGACAGGTAGGCATAGTGGAATTGCCGAGTTGTTGGAGATTTTAGGGAGCATTATTAATGGATTTGTATCACCATTGAAACATGAACATAAATTGTTTCTTGTACGGGCTCTGCTGCCATTGCATAAGGTTAAATATATTTCCATCTACCATCAGCAGCTGACTTATTGTGTAACACAGTTTGTTGACAAGGAATATAAATTGGCACATGTTGTGATTAGGGGTTTGTTGAAGTATTGGCCAATGATAAATTGTCAAAAGGAGGTTTTGTTTCTTGGAGAACTTGAAGAAGTTTTGGATTTAACAAGACCTGCAGAGTTCCAACAGTGTATGGTTCCTCTATTCAGACAGATTGCACGCTGCCTTAATAGCTCCCATTTCCAG GTTGCGGAAAGAGCTCTGTTTTTGTGGAACAATGAACACTTGGTAGAGTTGATTGCTAATAACCGAAATGTGATTCTCCCAATAATCTTCGAGTCTTTGGAGAAGAACAAGCAAACTCACTGGAACCCAGCAATCCACGGGCTTACTGGCAATGTGCAAAGGATGTTCCTAGAGATGGATGCTGATTTATACGAAGAATGCCAGAGGCAGCTTGAAGAAAAGGAGGCCAGGGCTGACAAATTAGAAGAAGAACGACAGTTGATGTGGAAGAAACTCGAGGACATTGTAGCACAATCCGGGGGAGCTGATATGGTTTTGGTTAATTGA